Sequence from the Nocardia cyriacigeorgica GUH-2 genome:
ACCCGGGATTTCTTCTTGGTGCGCGACCCCGGCCGCTGCTTGCCACCGCGGCGCGGTTCGGTCGCTTGCGCGCGAGGCCGCGACCGCGGCGCGCTCTTGGTGCGGGTGGCGGTGCGCCGCACCGGCTCCGGTTCGGGCTCGGGCTCCGGTTCGGGCTCGATCAGGTCATCATCGTCGGTATAGCGGGGAATGACGGTGGTGTCGTCGTCGTCGAGGTAGTTCCACTCCTCGTCCGCCGCACCGGTCGCGTCCGCCTCCACGCGACTGTCTCGCCCCCACGCCTGATCGTCGCGGCGGTAGCGCCGTTCGGCTTCTCGCTGACGGTAGCGTTCTTCGGCCCGCGCCCACCGATCCGTCATGCATCGTCTCCGGACGACGCGCGGCGTACCGCTTCTTCGACCGACTTCAACACCGAACTCCGTTCGTCCAACCATCCTTGCAGGATCGACACGGCAGCCGCTTGATCGATCACCTGCCGCTGGCCGCGTGCGCGAACTCCGCTGTCCCGCAATGCACGTGCAGCTGACACCGTAGTCAAACGTTCGTCGGAAAGCCGTACCGGCACCGGGGCCACCACCGACCGCAAACGGTCGGCGAATGCGATTGCCAGCGTAGCGGCATTCCCCTTTTCCCCGCGTAATGTGCGCGGCAAGCCGACGACGATTTCGACGGCCTCGTATTCCCGCACAATGTCGGCAATCCTGGCGATGTCGGGCCCGGGACCGGCCGCGCGCGGGTTCGGTTTGGCGCGCGGCACGGTTTCCACGGGGGTGGCGAGGATGCCATCGGGGTCGCTGGAGGCCACCCCGATACGCACGCTGCCGACATCGATCGCGATGCGCCTGCCCCGTCCCGGGTCGGTGGCCGGATCCGGCCGATCGCCCCGATGTTCGGTGCTTCCGGGTTCACCCATCAGCCGGCGAGTTCGGCCACCCGAGCCCGGACCGCGGCCAGCCCGGCCGCGATACCCGACGGATCCGAGCCCGCGCCCTGGGCCATCTCCGGCTTACCACCGCCCCGTCCGGAAATAGCCGGACCGAAGCTGGCGACGAGGTCACCGGCCTTGACACCGAGTTCCTGGGCCGGCTTGTTCACCGCGACGACAAACGGCACCTTGCCGTCGGTGTTGCCGAGCAGCACCACAATCGCCGGGTGGGTGCCGAGGCGGCCGCGGACATCGGTGGCCAACGTGCGCAGATCGCCGGCCGCGACGCCCTCCGGCGCTGCGGCGGCGACCAGCAGCAGCTCACCGAGACGTTCGGCGCCCTCGGCCAGAGTGCCCGCGGAGGCG
This genomic interval carries:
- the ruvX gene encoding Holliday junction resolvase RuvX, which translates into the protein MGEPGSTEHRGDRPDPATDPGRGRRIAIDVGSVRIGVASSDPDGILATPVETVPRAKPNPRAAGPGPDIARIADIVREYEAVEIVVGLPRTLRGEKGNAATLAIAFADRLRSVVAPVPVRLSDERLTTVSAARALRDSGVRARGQRQVIDQAAAVSILQGWLDERSSVLKSVEEAVRRASSGDDA